A segment of the Acidobacteriota bacterium genome:
CAGGGCAACCGGCCGCCAAGCCGCCGCAGCCGGCGTCCAGCAGAGCCAGCGGCGAACCGCCTCCCGGGTCCGCCGTCTCAAGCGGACGCTCGGTCGACCACAGCCGGGTGTCGGGATCGAAGCGGTGAAACGTCCAGTCCTGCTGGCCGACGTAGAGCCGCTCCTCCTCGGCCTGCCAGACCGCGTCCACGAAGGGCTCCTGCGAAGAGGTGCGCAGGTTCTCCAGGATGCGTGCGTCCGCCAGCGGACGCAGGCCCGGCTGAGCCGACCATTGCCCCAACTCGGCCACCACCAGCAGGGCCAGCACCGACAGTCCCATCACCGCCAGCGCCCCGCCCCACAGCAGTGCCATCGAGACTTCCAGCCTCTGGCGCAGGGGCATGCGTCCGGCCCGTCGGCGCAGCCGGGCCTCGGCCCGCTCTCTCAGTCCGCGTCCCGCATCGTCCCAACGCGCCATGCCCTCTATCCTATCCGTTTCCTGACGCCCACTGCGCTTCCTTGCCGGCCTGCGGGCCCCGCCGCTTCCAGAAGTCGAGGAAACGCTCCTCCACCTCGTCGGGCGCCAGCCGCAGCAGGGCTTGGCATCCTTCAAAACAGGCGGCGCGCCACCCGTGCTCAGGACTGAAGTGGCAGCCCACGCAGGGGACGCGCGAGCGCGCCACCGCCACCCACTCCGCCACGTCGCTCATGTGGGCAAAGACCACGCTCCCCTTGGCGGCCCCGCAGATGGCCAGCGTTGGACGGCCGATGGTGCCGGCAAAGTGGGCTCCTCCCGAGTCGTTGGCGATGACGGCATGGGCGCGGGCGATCAAGGCCAGTACGCGCTCCACCGGCTGGCCGTTGATGCCACTGGGAAAGCCTCTGACGGAAGCGTTGCCCGGCGCCAGGGCCAGGGTGTGAAAGCCTTGTTTGGACAGGGCGTGAGCCAGGTCGATCCAATAAGCCTTGGGCCAGTCCCGGTCGAAGGACGAAGAGTGTGGAAAGAGGATAACGCGTCGTCTCGAATCCGATCCTCCGTCGGCCCACTCCCAGGCCTGTTGGGCCCATTGGCCCATGGAGGGGTGCTCGCAGTAAGGCGGACGGACCGGCTTGAGCCTGCCCAATCCTCGAAAGGCGCACCAGGCGTCGAACCGGCTCAGTTCGGTTCTTCCATGGGTGAGGCGCAATTCCTGGAACCAGTCGCCCGTCCTCTGTCTGGGCTTGGCGTAGTGGCGCGGACCGGGGTCGAGCGAGAGGTCCTCAGGCGTAACACCGAAGGCGCGCACCAGGTCGAGGTTGTTGCGCGGACTCAGCTTGGCCTCGATTCCCGCGGCCTTGGCGGAATGAAGGCACCAGATGTTGACGATCAAGTCGCCCAGGCCGCAGTGGGGGGTGTCGATGAGAATTGGCTTCATGGGCTACTCCCGTCCGGACGCCAACTGCAG
Coding sequences within it:
- a CDS encoding glycosyltransferase family 9 protein is translated as MKPILIDTPHCGLGDLIVNIWCLHSAKAAGIEAKLSPRNNLDLVRAFGVTPEDLSLDPGPRHYAKPRQRTGDWFQELRLTHGRTELSRFDAWCAFRGLGRLKPVRPPYCEHPSMGQWAQQAWEWADGGSDSRRRVILFPHSSSFDRDWPKAYWIDLAHALSKQGFHTLALAPGNASVRGFPSGINGQPVERVLALIARAHAVIANDSGGAHFAGTIGRPTLAICGAAKGSVVFAHMSDVAEWVAVARSRVPCVGCHFSPEHGWRAACFEGCQALLRLAPDEVEERFLDFWKRRGPQAGKEAQWASGNG